In Periophthalmus magnuspinnatus isolate fPerMag1 chromosome 9, fPerMag1.2.pri, whole genome shotgun sequence, the sequence ATAATATCAGAAGTTTAATATTGTAATTATACAATCTGGTTAAACTGTAATTATGTAATGGTCTGAACCACTgtaatgcatgtgtgtatgtgtgtacctGTCCCTTCAGGCGCATGTGGTCCCAGTTGCGAAGCTCGGGAACTCTGTGAGGGAAGCCCAGGCCCTTCTCAAATGGCTGTGTCCCTCTGAAGTGGCCCTGCAGAATCTCCGAGTGGCCCATGTCCCGCACTGGTTGCAGAAGGGCCTCTTGGGCCATATGCTCCACCTCCATGGCGTTCCGGACCGAGGAAATCATACCATCCATGGCCTGCCTCACTTTAGGCTGAGACCCCACCCAGGCCTGGGGGTCAGTCACTGGGGTCCAAGGCTGACCGGTCTGCTCCTGGAGGTAGGACAGGAAGGAGCCGCCGCTGCCCCCGCTTCCCCCACTTCCTCCGCTTCCCCCACTGCCCCCGCTGCCACTACCACTGTTACTACACCTGCAAGCAAAGGATCAGGACTTAGCTACAAAGCTACATGTCCCAGGTGCATGAagggcatatatatatatatatatatatatatatatatatatatatatatatatatatataaataatgcagTATATTTATATGTAGTCAGGGGAATATTATGAGTCAGTTCACTGTTGTCTTGGCTACTTACCCGTCTCCGTTGCGGTCAGGCACACAGCTGAGTCCAGGAGATTCGCTGAGGCGTGCATACACCCGCTGTTGTCCTGTAATAAGAGAGGCTTTTTCTGAGCCGGGggtccctcctcctgctccgtCTCCTGTCTGACCGGTGAGCGCCGACAGCTCCGAGCTGttctctgacccctgacccatgGAGTTTAAGCTCATGCCGGCGATGGTGCCCCCCAGTGAGGCCGGAGTGGTAGTGCTGAGCGAGTCTACGCCCATCTCTGAATCATCCTCCGGGAGCTCGATGGAGCTCAGCCCCCTGCCCCCACCACTGGCTGCGCTGGCCTGGCTGGCAGGCCGTCCCAGACTGCCGTAGGGTAGGCCCAGCAGGCCCTCCGAGTCGTCTGCATTACTGCACTCCAGAGAAGAGTCCTCTACTTGCACCAGTGAGGGGCTGTTTCCTGATGGCCAGACCTGCACATCGGACATCTCCATCAGTGTGTCCTCCTCGGTGGTGGCGATGGGCGCACAGTCCATGCTGGACACTTCCTGCCAGTAGGGCTCAGCCCCCAGCGGTGAGGGGAGGCTGTACTGCATTGACGCGGGGGACAGGAGCTCATCCTGGGCCAGCCCGTAACCTAAAGCGAGACACAGAGAGGCACACTGACACCCGGCCCCCCGCCTCGCTCCCTAGCACCACCCCACAGCACCTCATCTCTGGGGGGGGACGTGCCCCTGCCCAGGAGCCGGGCATCTGGGGGGGCAGGGGGCCAAGAGGGACACATAAACAGGCCAGGGCAGAGGTGCAAAAATGCAGGAGCTCAGGTTAGCTTTGGGCAGGGTTATGTTGGATCAGCTGATGGTGCAGTGGCAGCAACACTGTCTTAGGCCTGTGCCAGcaagctgctctgctcctgctacCAGCCAGACCCAAGTTCTCCAGAACACCCATCAGAGTCATGCTCCACttctcccacacacacagacatgcactCCCCTGGAATTCAGGCAGGTTAATTTGCTCAGGCTTATGCATGCACCAGGCAGGCTCTCTGCTCACTCAGCTCTATCATTCCAATCAGTCTAGCTCACAAAGATCATTCTGCTGCCACACTGTAGAATAGCTATTGCTGCATCATTGTCACTCTAAACATTGTTCTTTTGTTCTGGACTCAGCCTACTGGCTGCTTCACATTATGGAATTAAAACCCCTCAGCACTGATAGCCTTTCTGACTGTGATGTTGACATGTGTGGGGCAGGATAAAGCTCTGGAGGTTTTCCCTTTCCCCGTGGAGTTTGTGCATTCTCCTTGTGTCCACGGTGTGAGGTAGGGGCTGTAGATTTCCCTACACTCGAGATATACTATAGAATATTGAGGCATACCTCTTAAAAAACTCCAACTAACTGCACAAGTGATATGATGGCACAACCAGTTCATGAAACCTCCTTGCATTTGTGTTTAGGGTTCTGAAAACTCTAACCTGATTTGGTGAGTAAAACCAGGTTAGACACAGCAGGTCATGGGGAGATACCGGTTTTTGCACCAAGGGTTCTGTCAGTTCACAAGCTGTGCTTCAGATTTCTTATGGACAATAACTGAATCAACGTGCTCACTGAAGGCTGAGGCCTGGCCTGTGCACGAGCAACAGAGCAGTGGTGTAACCTGAGTCATGGCTTGCTCTACTCTGAAGAAGTGCTGAGAGAGCACACAGATCTGTGACACATGAGAATGTCTTCAGAAAATAGATGCTAAGACTGGGCTAAAATCTATGACATCGGACCATGTTATTTTTAAGTAAAGTTAAATTGTGCAGGATTTTCACAAGTAAGCTTGATAATGTTGACATATCCCAAGTGCACAAACTATATTACTTAGTAAAATTACATTGAACATGACACAATGTCTGACTTCATTTCTAGTTGGAAATTGAACCACAGCTTCTCCAAGGTC encodes:
- the LOC129456139 gene encoding ankyrin-1-like isoform X1; translated protein: MPPCIKMMGSEDRRRTLTPLALRERYSALNEPAMASMSAMERTELKMAVIAEQLGLSWAELARELQLSVDDINKIRVENPNSLLEQSSALLNLWATREGKRAKMESLYAALKSIDRMDIVNLLEGQPPQPSRQSRNMSRRRHPDREHLSPGMTNGYGLAQDELLSPASMQYSLPSPLGAEPYWQEVSSMDCAPIATTEEDTLMEMSDVQVWPSGNSPSLVQVEDSSLECSNADDSEGLLGLPYGSLGRPASQASAASGGGRGLSSIELPEDDSEMGVDSLSTTTPASLGGTIAGMSLNSMGQGSENSSELSALTGQTGDGAGGGTPGSEKASLITGQQRVYARLSESPGLSCVPDRNGDGCSNSGSGSGGSGGSGGSGGSGGSGGSFLSYLQEQTGQPWTPVTDPQAWVGSQPKVRQAMDGMISSVRNAMEVEHMAQEALLQPVRDMGHSEILQGHFRGTQPFEKGLGFPHRVPELRNWDHMRLKGQGDEADNLPGEQVSEEHFTDEHGNIVTKKIVRKVVRRGKGEEGVQDMTEEDPNDLETEQYMSYAILGRDSSKPDTTDVKRGAQIVKCASLRRVKQ